Proteins encoded together in one Papaver somniferum cultivar HN1 unplaced genomic scaffold, ASM357369v1 unplaced-scaffold_117, whole genome shotgun sequence window:
- the LOC113329469 gene encoding uncharacterized protein LOC113329469, which produces MGYKSSETIPAQDRDILIEQLKDNFILNTTSPYVRRFLNYRMSKGYTNFKREMLMHFRKYASIEEARGNPFGNISPANWSSLCDLFVLERIKKCPDCHENFEAVRPYILRLKGRQSLQGHPLPVSQDEKNQSTHKHKEDGKN; this is translated from the exons ATGGGATACAAGTCATCGGAAACAATCCCTGCGCAAGATAGGGACATATTAATTGAACAGCTAAAG GATAATTTCATACTAAACACCACAAGTCCATATGTTAGGAGATTTCTGAATTATCGTATGTCAAAAGGTTATACCAACTTTAAGCGTGAAATGCTGATGCATTTTAGAAAGTATGCAAGTATTGAAGAAGCGCGGGGTAATCCTTTTGGAAACATCTCACCAGCAAATTGGTCTAGTTTGTGTGACCTCTTTGTTTTGGAGAGAATTAAG AAGTGTCCTGATTGTCATGAGAATTTTGAGGCTGTAAGGCCATACATTTTAAGGTTGAAGGGACGACAAAGTCTTCAAGGGCATCCGTTGCCAGTTTCACAGGACGAAAAAAATCAATCTACACATAAACataaagaagatggaaagaaTTAA